Proteins encoded in a region of the Acipenser ruthenus chromosome 11, fAciRut3.2 maternal haplotype, whole genome shotgun sequence genome:
- the LOC117426789 gene encoding uncharacterized protein LOC117426789 isoform X32, giving the protein MGTQGPGRKRNPNRDRLTAEDDALNVIAREAESRLAAKRAARAEARDIRMKELERQQKEMSDDDERMSVGSRGSLRPSEYSGFPGSSSRASSRASSARASPVLLEDSSSIAGFLRSTAHSSSSSVRSDLDDVTIPDFPDVEERPERDFAEKGSRSASTLSAATLASLGGSSSRRGSGDTSISADTEASIREIKDIHELKDQIQDVESRYMQGLKEMKDSLAEVEEKYRKAMVSNAQLDNEKSNFMFQVDTMKDSLMELEEQLAETRRELDEKVKEHERERHAHSVLQFQFNEMKENLRQSEELLAEIRQLKLKQESSVREVSDLQETIEWKDKKIGALERQKEYFDVIRTERDELRDEIVLLQDVIKKHGIVLGAELTTNGEVGNTVLDSTVHADSVKRSVPDSTPVLQTPGDGLIGKATEVEMKISLLADVGNKEILQSAGDEAEKQESLDDDAETQEGHVGEKAEENLAENEQLASVPSDDILNDPGDVQQREQSDIASQASSYLLETAETDSTLGSNAIAQSSVDDINQNDIHEHSPVLELTYSVDNGIVEANSLIAEGEIMSERETEVINREDEGGKEVVQVIITGPDDDMESETEQDLSDKEAETTEKGNSDGQQSVQSAEEMRIEGGETKTQEESLNSNKEESITGSAVTDKVSDEENAEHEVAQDPTEKVDEANSTGKERVQKAADSYIEGKETQEESDVKQLTEEVEVEGLVKVLGEGNAEKVEHEMAPGPTEKVDEANCTGEERVQTAKGTNIEGKETREESLDRTNLEGSTATEGDVKQVTEKVEVKDLVKGEVLGEGDAIYEQGEIDVLVEEKEPVASTGNKEKVEHEIAPGPSEKVDEANCTGEGRVPKAEDTHIEGKETQEESIDSTNVKQITEKVEVEGLAVDKVLEEEKMIPEEGEVDKIMENKEPGASTGSEEKVEHEIAQGPTEKVEEKVNHAGDDRVRSAEDINTKGTQDENIDSTDIMEITVTEGDVKQVTEKVGDESLVQLEKTGITGECQEELDSDVVKSKDGSSCEVQKEHEEQEEVTMETKAEQIKEEVTRESVTPSLEHGQESGEIEGSENAPQSIAIGEPETLCNDSTVMEEVTVRSDIQAGNEKQEFVSLETETKQEEVVLAGDGMTPTMDHHELDSEDKGVSEEALPHRPEDEPEVSCESDTTNNNVEGMTDENDSKEKHGEDLTASCFVEEVDQGEVSIPLEDKGGDIEEAKNEVGNSSQKDEGEGLKQDDLKEDSEKKVQSQKTEDQNKEDKLENETNLKSRTAAEQGVEGIANVETVQENIMGRVIAQGSGDDVKEEPLFGGEGQKVISEDYIKTIEEETRTVNKEVKGTESQNIDPAVVKDVFESKGETIVQCEICVEKVEVELDHQDNYLDEEIHPENLETVGTVAEDSKPSDNSELAPADKVVSQSTVEVETLKDEKINQGLEPTITAADNIKSECMLPDGSEQEKTDELIGKDETVIQQTTADISEDAILEEMATAEKKVDVFNLEKERESKDQKHEHQDEAQEVKQEVTSKEEVKEKSTEKVEENIPDDIQEKEQAPAKEEKQDETQLTQKEEEKGEAEEEEEEEEEGEEDNEEDEEGEKFEFDDEVGQDLEESDQKVCLEDPLKEKETQQQGAETNDSSPVTKTDSQDKEQRSEKGDVDQLKTQDSESEKTGGEQNQKEMEEVCSAGSQGSVKESGERGQQGEDGNKQGDIGRELEKELGEGTKRQSISEDSVGEPVGQTPDSVQDTEDSKSGSTEDLGKQDAAKGSKKGKGKNKDDCRIS; this is encoded by the exons TTGTTGGAGGACTCCAGCTCCATAGCAGGATTCCTGCGCAGCAcggctcacagcagcagcagcagtgtgcgGAGTGACCTGGATGACGTCACCATTCCTGACTTCCCGGAC GTTGAAGAAAGACCGGAGAGGGACTTTGCCGAAAAG GGATCCCGCAGCGCTTCCACCCTATCGGCTGCGACTCTTGCCTCTTTGGGCGGGTCTTCCTCCCGGAGAGGAAGTGGAGACACCTCGATCTCGGCCGATACAGAAGCCTCGATCCGAGAGATTAAG GATATTCATGAGCTAAAGGACCAGATTCAGGATGTGGAGAGCAGATACATGCAGGGGCTCAAAGAAATGAAG GACTCCCTGGCCGAGGTCGAGGAGAAGTACAGGAAGGCCATGGTGTCCAACGCCCAGCTGGACAACGAGAAGTCCAACTTCATGTTCCAGGTGGACACCATGAAGGACTCTCTGATGGAGCTGGAGGAGCAGCTGGCTGAGACAAGGAGAGAGTTAGACGAGAAGGTTaag GAACATGAAAGAGAAAGACACGCCCACTCTGTGTTACAATTCCAGTTTAACGAGATGAAAGAAAACCTCAGACAGAGTGAAGAATTGTTAGCT GAAATTCGGCAGCTGAAACTGAAGCAGGAGAGCTCTGTTAGAGAGGTTTCAGACTTGCAGGAAACCATCGAATGGAAGGATAAAAAGATAGGG GCGTTAGAGAGGCAGAAGGAATATTTTGATGTGATCCGGACTGAGCGTGATGAGCTCAGAGACGAGATTGTCTTGCTCCAGGATGTAATAAAG AAACATGGGATAGTCCTAGGCGCAGAGCTGACAACCAATGGAGAAGTGGGTAACACAGTTCTTGACAGCACAGTCCACGCTGACTCTGTGAAGCGATCAGTGCCGGACTCCACTCCAGTTCTGCAGACTCCTGGGGATGGGCTAATCG GCAAAGCCACGGAGGTGGAGATGAAAATTTCGCTTTTGGCGGATGTTGGAAATAAAGAGATCTTGCAGAGCGCCGGGGACGAGGCTGAAAAGCAGGAGAGCTTGGATGATGATGCTGAGACACAGGAAGGGCATGTCGGTGAAAAGGCAGAAGAGAATTTGGCTGAAAATGAACAGTTGGCGTCAGTGCCTAGTGATGACATACTAAATGATCCAGGGGATGTTCAGCAACGGGAACAGAGTGACATTGCCAGTCAGGCCTCTAGTTATTTGCTTGAGACCGCAGAGACTGACAGTACCTTAGGCAGTAATGCAATTGCTCAGAGCTCAGTTGATGACATAAATCAAAATGACATTCACGAGCACAGTCCAGTTCTTGAGCTGACATACAGTGTAGACAATGGAATTGTAGAGGCCAACAGTCTGATAGCAGAAGGAGAGATCATGAGTGAGAGGGAAACAGAAGTGATTAACAGGGAGGATGAAGGAGGCAAGGAAGTGGTGCAGGTAATAATAACAGGACCAGATGATGATATGGAAAGTGAGACTGAGCAAGACCTTTCCGATAAAGAAGCTGAAACTACTGAAAAGGGTAATAGCGATGGTCAACAAAGTGTTCAGAGTGCAGAGGAGATGAGAATAGAGGGCGGTGAGACTAAAACCCAAGAAGAAAGCTTAAACAGTAACAAGGAAGAGTCAATAACAGGGAGTGCTGTTACTGACAAAGTTTCAGATGAAGAGAATGCAGAGCATGAAGTTGCTCAGGATCCTACAGAAAAAGTTGATGAAGCTAATAGTACTGGTAAGGAAAGAGTTCAGAAAGCCGCGGATTCCTATATTGAAGGCAAAGAAACACAAGAAGAGAGTGATGTAAAGCAATTAACAGAAGAAGTAGAAGTCGAAGGTTTAGTAAAAGTTTTGGGTGAAGGGAATGCGGAAAAGGTTGAGCATGAAATGGCTCCTGGTCCTACAGAAAAAGTTGATGAAGCTAATTGTACTGGTGAGGAAAGAGTTCAGACTGCCAAGGGTACCAATATAGAAGGCAAAGAAACACGAGAGGAAAGCCTAGACAGAACAAATCTTGAGGGAAGTACAGCAACAGAGGGTGATGTAAAACAAGTAACAGAAAAAGTAGAGGTCAAAGATTTGGTAAAAGGTGAAGTTTTGGGTGAAGGGGATGCGATTTATGAGCAGGGAGAAATAGATGTACTGGTGGAAGAAAAGGAGCCAGTGGCAAGTACAGGAAATAAGGAAAAGGTTGAGCATGAAATTGCTCCTGGTCCTTCAGAAAAAGTTGATGAAGCTAATTGTACTGGTGAGGGAAGAGTTCCGAAAGCAGAGGATACCCATATTGAAGGCAAAGAAACACAAGAGGAAAGCATAGACAGCACAAATGTGAAACAAATAACAGAAAAAGTAGAGGTTGAAGGTTTGGCAGTGGACAAAGTTTTGGAGGAAGAGAAGATGATTCCTGAGGAGGGAGAAGTAGATAAAATAATGGAGAACAAGGAGCCAGGGGCAAGTACAGGATCTGAGGAAAAGGTTGAACATGAAATTGCTCAGGGTCCTACAGAAAAAGTTGAAGAAAAAGTGAATCATGCTGGTGACGACAGAGTTAGGAGTGCTGAGGATATCAATACAAAAGGAACACAAGATGAAAACATAGACAGCACCGATATTATGGAAATTACAGTGACAGAGGGTGATGTAAAACAGGTAACAGAAAAAGTAGGGGATGAAAGTTTGGTTCAGTTAGAGAAGACAGGCATTACGGGTGAGTGCCAGGAGGAGTTGGATAGTGATGTAGTGAAGAGCAAAGACGGAAGTTCATGTGAGGTTCAGAAGGAGCACGAGGAACAGGAAGAGGTTACCATGGAAACCAAAGCAGAGCAGATAAAAGAGGAAGTGACCAGGGAATCTGTGACACCTTCCTTAGAACATGGGCAGGAATCCGGGGAGATTGAGGGTAGTGAAAATGCCCCACAAAGTATTGCGATTGGAGAACCAGAGACTTTATGCAATGACAGCACAGTCATGGAGGAGGTGACTGTGAGATCAGACATCCAGGCTGGCAATGAGAAACAAGAATTTGTTTCTTTAGAGACTGAAACAAAGCAGGAAGAAGTGGTCCTAGCAGGAGATGGAATGACCCCAACCATGGACCACCATGAGCTGGATTCCGAGGACAAAGGTGTAAGTGAGGAAGCCTTACCACACAGACCTGAGGATGAACCAGAAGTTAGTTGTGAAAGTGACACAACCAACAACAATGTAGAAGGAATGACTGATGAGAATGACAGTAAAGAAAAGCATGGAGAAGATTTGACGGCTTCGTGTTTTGTAGAAGAAGTAGACCAAGGAGAAGTCTCAATACCTCTGGAAGATAAGGGTGGAGATATTGAGGAAGCCAAGAACGAGGTAGGCAACAGCAGCCAAAAGGATGAAGGAGAAGGACTTAAACAAGACGACTTGAAGGAAGATTCTGAAAAGAAAGTGCAGAGTCAGAAAACTGAAGACCAAAACAAAGAAGATAAACTTGAAAATGAAACCAATTTAAAAAGTCGGACTGCAGCAGAGCAGGGTGTTGAAGGAATAGCAAATGTTGAAACTGTACAGGAAAATATCATGGGTAGAGTCATAGCTCAAGGGTCTGGAGATGATGTAAAAGAGGAACCTTTGTTTGGTGGAGAGGGTCAAAAAGTAATTTCAGAAGACTACATTAAGACCATTGAAGAAGAAACGAGAACTGTAAACAAGGAAGTGAAGGGAACAGAGAGTCAAAACATAGATCCAGCAGTTGTTAAAGACGTCTTTGAGTCTAAGGGAGAAACAATAGTTCAGTGTGAAATCTGTGTGGAGAAAGTAGAGGTTGAACTTGACCACCAAGACAATTATTTAGATGAAGAAATACACCCTGAGAACCTTGAAACAGTTGGCACTGTCGCAGAGGATAGTAAACCCAGTGATAACTCTGAACTGGCACCAGCAGACAAAGTGGTGTCACAAAGTACCGTAGAAGTAGAGACCCTTAAAGATGAGAAAATCAATCAGGGTCTTGAGCCAACAATCACAGCGGCAGATAATATCAAATCAGAATGTATGTTGCCTGATGGCAGTGAGCAGGAGAAAACTGATGAACTGATTGGCAAAGATGAAACAGTCATTCAGCAAACTACAGCCGATATAAGCGAAGATGCTATATTGGAGGAAATGGCTACTGCTGAGAAGAAAGTTGATGTATTTAATttggagaaagaaagagagagtaAAGACCAGAAACATGAACACCAAGACGAGGCCCAGGAAGTGAAGCAAGAGGTAACTTCAAAAGAAGAGGTAAAAGAAAAGAGTACGGAAAAAGTGGAGGAGAACATTCCTGACGACATCCAAGAAAAAGAGCAAGCACCTGCTAAAGAGGAAAAGCAGGATGAGACACAGCTCACACAAAAGGAAGAGGAGAAAGGcgaggcagaggaggaggaggaggaggaggaggagggggaagagGACAATGAGGAAGACGAGGAAGGAGAGAAATTCGAGTTTGATGATGAAGTGGGACAGGATTTGGAGGAATCGGATCAGAAAGTTTGCCTAGAAGATCCACTTAAGGAAAAAGAGACACAGCAACAGGGTGCTGAAACAAACGATAGTAGTCCTGTGACCAAGACTGATAGTCAAGATAAAGAACAAAGAAGTGAGAAGGGAGATGTAGATCAGCTTAAAACTCAAGATTCAGAAAGTGAAAAGACAGGGGGAGAGCAAAACCAAAAGGAAATGGAGGAGGTGTGTTCTGCTGGTAGTCAGGGAAGTGTGAAGGAGTCGGGAGAGAGAGGGCAGCAGGGTGAGGACGGGAACAAGCAAGGGGACATAGGGAGGGAGCTCGAGAAGGAGCTGGGAGAGGGTACGAAAAGGCAAAGTATCTCTGAAGACAGTGTAGGGGAACCCGTGGGGCAGACACCAGACAGCGTACAGGATACGGAGGACAGCAAGTCAGGAAGTACTGAGGATCTTGGAAAGCAAGATGCAGCCAAGGGGAGTAAGAAAGGAAAGGGGAAAAATAAGGATGATTGTCGGATATCATGA
- the LOC117426789 gene encoding uncharacterized protein LOC117426789 isoform X26, which produces MGTQGPGRKRNPNRDRLTAEDDALNVIAREAESRLAAKRAARAEARDIRMKELERQQKEIYQVQKKYYGLDNKWGDIEQWMEDSERYSRRARRNTSMSDDDERMSVGSRGSLRSDFDSAAAYGGAGSPKDRPKKKKKSSKASSRHSDESRRSQSSRQEQLLVEERPERDFAEKGSRSASTLSAATLASLGGSSSRRGSGDTSISADTEASIREIKDIHELKDQIQDVESRYMQGLKEMKDSLAEVEEKYRKAMVSNAQLDNEKSNFMFQVDTMKDSLMELEEQLAETRRELDEKVKEHERERHAHSVLQFQFNEMKENLRQSEELLAEIRQLKLKQESSVREVSDLQETIEWKDKKIGALERQKEYFDVIRTERDELRDEIVLLQDVIKKHGIVLGAELTTNGEVGNTVLDSTVHADSVKRSVPDSTPVLQTPGDGLIGKATEVEMKISLLADVGNKEILQSAGDEAEKQESLDDDAETQEGHVGEKAEENLAENEQLASVPSDDILNDPGDVQQREQSDIASQASSYLLETAETDSTLGSNAIAQSSVDDINQNDIHEHSPVLELTYSVDNGIVEANSLIAEGEIMSERETEVINREDEGGKEVVQVIITGPDDDMESETEQDLSDKEAETTEKGNSDGQQSVQSAEEMRIEGGETKTQEESLNSNKEESITGSAVTDKVSDEENAEHEVAQDPTEKVDEANSTGKERVQKAADSYIEGKETQEESDVKQLTEEVEVEGLVKVLGEGNAEKVEHEMAPGPTEKVDEANCTGEERVQTAKGTNIEGKETREESLDRTNLEGSTATEGDVKQVTEKVEVKDLVKGEVLGEGDAIYEQGEIDVLVEEKEPVASTGNKEKVEHEIAPGPSEKVDEANCTGEGRVPKAEDTHIEGKETQEESIDSTNVKQITEKVEVEGLAVDKVLEEEKMIPEEGEVDKIMENKEPGASTGSEEKVEHEIAQGPTEKVEEKVNHAGDDRVRSAEDINTKGTQDENIDSTDIMEITVTEGDVKQVTEKVGDESLVQLEKTGITGECQEELDSDVVKSKDGSSCEVQKEHEEQEEVTMETKAEQIKEEVTRESVTPSLEHGQESGEIEGSENAPQSIAIGEPETLCNDSTVMEEVTVRSDIQAGNEKQEFVSLETETKQEEVVLAGDGMTPTMDHHELDSEDKGVSEEALPHRPEDEPEVSCESDTTNNNVEGMTDENDSKEKHGEDLTASCFVEEVDQGEVSIPLEDKGGDIEEAKNEVGNSSQKDEGEGLKQDDLKEDSEKKVQSQKTEDQNKEDKLENETNLKSRTAAEQGVEGIANVETVQENIMGRVIAQGSGDDVKEEPLFGGEGQKVISEDYIKTIEEETRTVNKEVKGTESQNIDPAVVKDVFESKGETIVQCEICVEKVEVELDHQDNYLDEEIHPENLETVGTVAEDSKPSDNSELAPADKVVSQSTVEVETLKDEKINQGLEPTITAADNIKSECMLPDGSEQEKTDELIGKDETVIQQTTADISEDAILEEMATAEKKVDVFNLEKERESKDQKHEHQDEAQEVKQEVTSKEEVKEKSTEKVEENIPDDIQEKEQAPAKEEKQDETQLTQKEEEKGEAEEEEEEEEEGEEDNEEDEEGEKFEFDDEVGQDLEESDQKVCLEDPLKEKETQQQGAETNDSSPVTKTDSQDKEQRSEKGDVDQLKTQDSESEKTGGEQNQKEMEEVCSAGSQGSVKESGERGQQGEDGNKQGDIGRELEKELGEGTKRQSISEDSVGEPVGQTPDSVQDTEDSKSGSTEDLGKQDAAKGSKKGKGKNKDDCRIS; this is translated from the exons GTTGAAGAAAGACCGGAGAGGGACTTTGCCGAAAAG GGATCCCGCAGCGCTTCCACCCTATCGGCTGCGACTCTTGCCTCTTTGGGCGGGTCTTCCTCCCGGAGAGGAAGTGGAGACACCTCGATCTCGGCCGATACAGAAGCCTCGATCCGAGAGATTAAG GATATTCATGAGCTAAAGGACCAGATTCAGGATGTGGAGAGCAGATACATGCAGGGGCTCAAAGAAATGAAG GACTCCCTGGCCGAGGTCGAGGAGAAGTACAGGAAGGCCATGGTGTCCAACGCCCAGCTGGACAACGAGAAGTCCAACTTCATGTTCCAGGTGGACACCATGAAGGACTCTCTGATGGAGCTGGAGGAGCAGCTGGCTGAGACAAGGAGAGAGTTAGACGAGAAGGTTaag GAACATGAAAGAGAAAGACACGCCCACTCTGTGTTACAATTCCAGTTTAACGAGATGAAAGAAAACCTCAGACAGAGTGAAGAATTGTTAGCT GAAATTCGGCAGCTGAAACTGAAGCAGGAGAGCTCTGTTAGAGAGGTTTCAGACTTGCAGGAAACCATCGAATGGAAGGATAAAAAGATAGGG GCGTTAGAGAGGCAGAAGGAATATTTTGATGTGATCCGGACTGAGCGTGATGAGCTCAGAGACGAGATTGTCTTGCTCCAGGATGTAATAAAG AAACATGGGATAGTCCTAGGCGCAGAGCTGACAACCAATGGAGAAGTGGGTAACACAGTTCTTGACAGCACAGTCCACGCTGACTCTGTGAAGCGATCAGTGCCGGACTCCACTCCAGTTCTGCAGACTCCTGGGGATGGGCTAATCG GCAAAGCCACGGAGGTGGAGATGAAAATTTCGCTTTTGGCGGATGTTGGAAATAAAGAGATCTTGCAGAGCGCCGGGGACGAGGCTGAAAAGCAGGAGAGCTTGGATGATGATGCTGAGACACAGGAAGGGCATGTCGGTGAAAAGGCAGAAGAGAATTTGGCTGAAAATGAACAGTTGGCGTCAGTGCCTAGTGATGACATACTAAATGATCCAGGGGATGTTCAGCAACGGGAACAGAGTGACATTGCCAGTCAGGCCTCTAGTTATTTGCTTGAGACCGCAGAGACTGACAGTACCTTAGGCAGTAATGCAATTGCTCAGAGCTCAGTTGATGACATAAATCAAAATGACATTCACGAGCACAGTCCAGTTCTTGAGCTGACATACAGTGTAGACAATGGAATTGTAGAGGCCAACAGTCTGATAGCAGAAGGAGAGATCATGAGTGAGAGGGAAACAGAAGTGATTAACAGGGAGGATGAAGGAGGCAAGGAAGTGGTGCAGGTAATAATAACAGGACCAGATGATGATATGGAAAGTGAGACTGAGCAAGACCTTTCCGATAAAGAAGCTGAAACTACTGAAAAGGGTAATAGCGATGGTCAACAAAGTGTTCAGAGTGCAGAGGAGATGAGAATAGAGGGCGGTGAGACTAAAACCCAAGAAGAAAGCTTAAACAGTAACAAGGAAGAGTCAATAACAGGGAGTGCTGTTACTGACAAAGTTTCAGATGAAGAGAATGCAGAGCATGAAGTTGCTCAGGATCCTACAGAAAAAGTTGATGAAGCTAATAGTACTGGTAAGGAAAGAGTTCAGAAAGCCGCGGATTCCTATATTGAAGGCAAAGAAACACAAGAAGAGAGTGATGTAAAGCAATTAACAGAAGAAGTAGAAGTCGAAGGTTTAGTAAAAGTTTTGGGTGAAGGGAATGCGGAAAAGGTTGAGCATGAAATGGCTCCTGGTCCTACAGAAAAAGTTGATGAAGCTAATTGTACTGGTGAGGAAAGAGTTCAGACTGCCAAGGGTACCAATATAGAAGGCAAAGAAACACGAGAGGAAAGCCTAGACAGAACAAATCTTGAGGGAAGTACAGCAACAGAGGGTGATGTAAAACAAGTAACAGAAAAAGTAGAGGTCAAAGATTTGGTAAAAGGTGAAGTTTTGGGTGAAGGGGATGCGATTTATGAGCAGGGAGAAATAGATGTACTGGTGGAAGAAAAGGAGCCAGTGGCAAGTACAGGAAATAAGGAAAAGGTTGAGCATGAAATTGCTCCTGGTCCTTCAGAAAAAGTTGATGAAGCTAATTGTACTGGTGAGGGAAGAGTTCCGAAAGCAGAGGATACCCATATTGAAGGCAAAGAAACACAAGAGGAAAGCATAGACAGCACAAATGTGAAACAAATAACAGAAAAAGTAGAGGTTGAAGGTTTGGCAGTGGACAAAGTTTTGGAGGAAGAGAAGATGATTCCTGAGGAGGGAGAAGTAGATAAAATAATGGAGAACAAGGAGCCAGGGGCAAGTACAGGATCTGAGGAAAAGGTTGAACATGAAATTGCTCAGGGTCCTACAGAAAAAGTTGAAGAAAAAGTGAATCATGCTGGTGACGACAGAGTTAGGAGTGCTGAGGATATCAATACAAAAGGAACACAAGATGAAAACATAGACAGCACCGATATTATGGAAATTACAGTGACAGAGGGTGATGTAAAACAGGTAACAGAAAAAGTAGGGGATGAAAGTTTGGTTCAGTTAGAGAAGACAGGCATTACGGGTGAGTGCCAGGAGGAGTTGGATAGTGATGTAGTGAAGAGCAAAGACGGAAGTTCATGTGAGGTTCAGAAGGAGCACGAGGAACAGGAAGAGGTTACCATGGAAACCAAAGCAGAGCAGATAAAAGAGGAAGTGACCAGGGAATCTGTGACACCTTCCTTAGAACATGGGCAGGAATCCGGGGAGATTGAGGGTAGTGAAAATGCCCCACAAAGTATTGCGATTGGAGAACCAGAGACTTTATGCAATGACAGCACAGTCATGGAGGAGGTGACTGTGAGATCAGACATCCAGGCTGGCAATGAGAAACAAGAATTTGTTTCTTTAGAGACTGAAACAAAGCAGGAAGAAGTGGTCCTAGCAGGAGATGGAATGACCCCAACCATGGACCACCATGAGCTGGATTCCGAGGACAAAGGTGTAAGTGAGGAAGCCTTACCACACAGACCTGAGGATGAACCAGAAGTTAGTTGTGAAAGTGACACAACCAACAACAATGTAGAAGGAATGACTGATGAGAATGACAGTAAAGAAAAGCATGGAGAAGATTTGACGGCTTCGTGTTTTGTAGAAGAAGTAGACCAAGGAGAAGTCTCAATACCTCTGGAAGATAAGGGTGGAGATATTGAGGAAGCCAAGAACGAGGTAGGCAACAGCAGCCAAAAGGATGAAGGAGAAGGACTTAAACAAGACGACTTGAAGGAAGATTCTGAAAAGAAAGTGCAGAGTCAGAAAACTGAAGACCAAAACAAAGAAGATAAACTTGAAAATGAAACCAATTTAAAAAGTCGGACTGCAGCAGAGCAGGGTGTTGAAGGAATAGCAAATGTTGAAACTGTACAGGAAAATATCATGGGTAGAGTCATAGCTCAAGGGTCTGGAGATGATGTAAAAGAGGAACCTTTGTTTGGTGGAGAGGGTCAAAAAGTAATTTCAGAAGACTACATTAAGACCATTGAAGAAGAAACGAGAACTGTAAACAAGGAAGTGAAGGGAACAGAGAGTCAAAACATAGATCCAGCAGTTGTTAAAGACGTCTTTGAGTCTAAGGGAGAAACAATAGTTCAGTGTGAAATCTGTGTGGAGAAAGTAGAGGTTGAACTTGACCACCAAGACAATTATTTAGATGAAGAAATACACCCTGAGAACCTTGAAACAGTTGGCACTGTCGCAGAGGATAGTAAACCCAGTGATAACTCTGAACTGGCACCAGCAGACAAAGTGGTGTCACAAAGTACCGTAGAAGTAGAGACCCTTAAAGATGAGAAAATCAATCAGGGTCTTGAGCCAACAATCACAGCGGCAGATAATATCAAATCAGAATGTATGTTGCCTGATGGCAGTGAGCAGGAGAAAACTGATGAACTGATTGGCAAAGATGAAACAGTCATTCAGCAAACTACAGCCGATATAAGCGAAGATGCTATATTGGAGGAAATGGCTACTGCTGAGAAGAAAGTTGATGTATTTAATttggagaaagaaagagagagtaAAGACCAGAAACATGAACACCAAGACGAGGCCCAGGAAGTGAAGCAAGAGGTAACTTCAAAAGAAGAGGTAAAAGAAAAGAGTACGGAAAAAGTGGAGGAGAACATTCCTGACGACATCCAAGAAAAAGAGCAAGCACCTGCTAAAGAGGAAAAGCAGGATGAGACACAGCTCACACAAAAGGAAGAGGAGAAAGGcgaggcagaggaggaggaggaggaggaggaggagggggaagagGACAATGAGGAAGACGAGGAAGGAGAGAAATTCGAGTTTGATGATGAAGTGGGACAGGATTTGGAGGAATCGGATCAGAAAGTTTGCCTAGAAGATCCACTTAAGGAAAAAGAGACACAGCAACAGGGTGCTGAAACAAACGATAGTAGTCCTGTGACCAAGACTGATAGTCAAGATAAAGAACAAAGAAGTGAGAAGGGAGATGTAGATCAGCTTAAAACTCAAGATTCAGAAAGTGAAAAGACAGGGGGAGAGCAAAACCAAAAGGAAATGGAGGAGGTGTGTTCTGCTGGTAGTCAGGGAAGTGTGAAGGAGTCGGGAGAGAGAGGGCAGCAGGGTGAGGACGGGAACAAGCAAGGGGACATAGGGAGGGAGCTCGAGAAGGAGCTGGGAGAGGGTACGAAAAGGCAAAGTATCTCTGAAGACAGTGTAGGGGAACCCGTGGGGCAGACACCAGACAGCGTACAGGATACGGAGGACAGCAAGTCAGGAAGTACTGAGGATCTTGGAAAGCAAGATGCAGCCAAGGGGAGTAAGAAAGGAAAGGGGAAAAATAAGGATGATTGTCGGATATCATGA